Proteins found in one Actinokineospora alba genomic segment:
- a CDS encoding response regulator transcription factor, producing MSAHRPELRRSDGSPVRVLVVDDEPTLAELVTLALRYEGWEVRSALDGGSAVRVAREFRPDVVVLDVMLPDFDGLEVLRRLRSEAGSLPVLFLTAKDSVEDRIAGLTAGGDDYVTKPFSIEEVVLRLRALLRRTGITEASAGANLVVGDLTLDEDTREVFRGGTEITLTATEFELLRFLMRNPRRVLSKTQILDRVWNYDFGGQANIVELYISYLRKKVDAGREPMIHTMRGAGYVLKPAR from the coding sequence ATGTCCGCACACCGGCCGGAGTTGCGGCGATCCGATGGGTCGCCCGTTCGGGTACTTGTCGTCGATGACGAGCCGACGCTGGCCGAGTTGGTCACGCTCGCCCTGCGGTATGAGGGCTGGGAGGTGCGCAGCGCGCTCGATGGTGGCAGCGCTGTCCGGGTCGCGCGGGAGTTTCGGCCGGACGTGGTGGTGCTGGACGTCATGCTGCCCGACTTCGACGGGCTGGAAGTCCTGCGCAGGCTGCGTTCCGAGGCCGGGTCGCTGCCCGTCCTGTTCCTCACCGCGAAGGACTCCGTGGAGGACCGCATCGCCGGGCTCACCGCCGGCGGCGACGACTACGTGACCAAGCCCTTCAGCATCGAGGAGGTCGTCCTGCGGCTGCGCGCCCTGCTGCGCCGCACCGGCATCACCGAGGCCTCGGCCGGGGCGAACCTGGTCGTCGGGGACCTCACCCTCGACGAGGACACCCGCGAGGTGTTCCGCGGCGGCACCGAGATCACCCTCACCGCGACCGAGTTCGAACTCTTACGCTTCCTCATGCGCAACCCGCGCCGGGTGCTGAGCAAGACCCAGATCCTCGACCGGGTCTGGAACTACGACTTCGGCGGGCAGGCCAACATCGTCGAGCTCTACATCTCCTACCTGCGCAAGAAGGTCGACGCGGGTCGCGAGCCGATGATCCACACGATGCGCGGCGCCGGATATGTCCTCAAACCGGCGCGCTAG
- a CDS encoding phosphoribosyltransferase — translation MRFADRADAGRVLAGRLTHLRAENPLVLGLPRGGVPVAAEVATRLGAEVDVVLVRKVGAPGHPELAVGAVGEGDVTVHADDVLRDLDLAWSDVAATAAGERAELRRRAELLRAGAAPRDLAGRTVILVDDGVATGSTMAAAVRVVRGMGAARVVVAVPVAPPDVLVRLGKVADEVVCPLTPQRFVAVGYWYEDFNQVQDSEVRAILGR, via the coding sequence ATGCGCTTCGCCGACCGGGCGGACGCCGGCCGCGTCCTCGCGGGCCGGCTGACTCACCTGCGCGCGGAGAACCCGCTGGTCCTGGGCCTGCCGCGGGGCGGTGTGCCGGTCGCCGCGGAGGTCGCGACCCGACTTGGCGCCGAGGTGGACGTCGTCCTGGTGCGCAAGGTCGGCGCACCCGGACACCCCGAACTCGCCGTCGGCGCGGTGGGGGAGGGCGACGTCACCGTCCACGCCGACGACGTCCTGCGCGACCTCGACCTCGCCTGGTCCGATGTGGCCGCCACCGCGGCGGGCGAGCGCGCCGAGCTCCGCCGCCGGGCCGAGCTGCTGCGCGCGGGCGCCGCGCCGCGCGATCTCGCGGGCCGCACGGTGATCCTGGTCGACGACGGCGTGGCGACCGGGTCGACGATGGCGGCCGCCGTCCGGGTGGTGCGGGGCATGGGCGCGGCGCGGGTGGTCGTCGCGGTGCCCGTGGCGCCGCCGGATGTGTTGGTGCGCTTGGGAAAGGTCGCCGACGAAGTCGTGTGCCCGCTGACCCCGCAGCGGTTCGTGGCCGTCGGGTACTGGTACGAGGACTTCAACCAGGTGCAGGATTCCGAGGTCCGCGCGATCTTGGGCCGCTAG
- a CDS encoding sensor histidine kinase: MSSNRRARTLRARLITEQVVLLAMVCLVIGVVTLVVLRAFLVAQLDRQLTDAGMRASDYVGRDQGPPRGRPPIDAPGQGPGTLNVLVYDGRVLDAKLQRTTGSRDDLPTALLPTLAALPVDGTVRERDLRGLGPYRLIATRAGPATVVTGLPMDSVDETLWTVGFVLGAVSLLGLTVAGVAGVVIVRRTLRPLDRMAETARRVAELPLDRGEVALPDRVEAADTDPRTEVGQVGSALNKMLGHVAGALAARHASETRVRQFVADASHELRTPLAAISGYAELARRQDDEVPAPIAHALSRVESEAARMTTLVEDLLLLARLDSGRPLFAEPVDLSRLVVDAVSDAQVAGPGHHWRLDLPADPVVVTGDEARLHQVVANLLANGRTHTPPGTTVTTGLSRTRDHVVLTVTDDGPGIPADLRGDVFERFVRGDGSRSRAAGGTGLGLAIVAAVLHAHGGSVTVDSEPGRTCLTVLLPAGPG, from the coding sequence ATGTCCTCAAACCGGCGCGCTAGGACGCTGCGGGCGCGGCTGATCACCGAGCAGGTGGTCCTCCTCGCCATGGTCTGCCTGGTCATCGGGGTGGTCACCCTCGTCGTCCTGCGCGCCTTCCTGGTCGCCCAGCTCGACCGACAGCTCACCGACGCCGGTATGCGGGCCAGCGACTACGTCGGCCGCGACCAGGGCCCGCCCCGCGGCAGGCCGCCGATCGACGCCCCCGGACAGGGGCCCGGCACCCTCAACGTGCTGGTGTACGACGGCCGGGTGCTCGACGCCAAGCTGCAGCGCACCACCGGTAGCCGCGACGACCTCCCTACGGCCCTGCTGCCGACCCTGGCCGCGCTCCCGGTCGACGGCACCGTCCGCGAACGCGACCTGCGCGGCCTCGGGCCCTACCGGCTCATCGCGACCCGGGCCGGGCCCGCCACCGTGGTCACCGGCCTGCCGATGGACTCCGTCGACGAGACCCTGTGGACCGTCGGCTTCGTCCTGGGCGCGGTCTCCCTCCTCGGCCTCACCGTGGCCGGTGTCGCGGGCGTGGTCATCGTCCGCCGCACGCTGCGCCCGCTCGACCGGATGGCCGAGACCGCGCGCCGGGTGGCCGAGCTGCCGCTCGACCGGGGCGAGGTGGCGCTGCCGGACCGGGTGGAGGCGGCCGACACCGATCCACGCACCGAGGTCGGCCAGGTCGGTTCCGCGCTCAACAAGATGCTGGGCCACGTCGCGGGCGCGCTCGCCGCCCGGCACGCCAGCGAGACAAGGGTCCGCCAGTTCGTCGCGGACGCCAGCCATGAGCTGCGCACTCCCCTGGCCGCGATCAGCGGCTACGCCGAGCTGGCCCGCAGGCAGGACGACGAGGTGCCCGCGCCAATCGCGCACGCGCTGTCCCGGGTGGAGTCCGAGGCGGCCCGGATGACGACGTTGGTCGAGGATCTGCTGCTGCTGGCCCGGCTCGACTCGGGCCGCCCGCTGTTCGCCGAGCCGGTCGACCTGTCCCGGCTGGTCGTCGACGCGGTGAGTGACGCCCAGGTGGCCGGACCGGGCCACCACTGGCGGCTCGACCTGCCCGCCGACCCCGTGGTGGTGACCGGCGACGAGGCCCGGCTGCACCAGGTGGTGGCGAACCTGCTGGCCAACGGCCGGACCCACACGCCGCCGGGCACGACGGTCACGACCGGGCTGTCGCGCACCAGGGATCACGTGGTCCTGACCGTCACCGACGACGGCCCGGGCATCCCCGCCGACCTGCGCGGCGACGTCTTCGAACGCTTCGTGCGCGGCGACGGCTCCCGCTCGCGCGCGGCGGGCGGCACCGGCTTGGGACTGGCGATCGTGGCGGCCGTCCTGCACGCTCATGGCGGGTCGGTCACGGTGGACAGCGAGCCCGGAAGGACGTGCTTGACGGTCTTGTTGCCCGCCGGGCCCGGCTGA
- a CDS encoding STAS domain-containing protein: MSEPNPDGHDSDADGAHGTRVSGHADLSTRPDFEEFLLALCRQAEGDVHLDFAELDFIDISGVITVVRAAGSLDEGRFLVLHNPPPSMRRILELLGPAAVARSVRIEEDVS; encoded by the coding sequence TTGTCTGAGCCGAACCCCGACGGCCACGACAGCGACGCTGACGGCGCACACGGCACGCGCGTTTCCGGGCACGCCGATCTCAGCACCCGCCCCGATTTCGAGGAGTTCCTGCTCGCCCTGTGCAGGCAGGCCGAGGGTGACGTGCACCTGGACTTCGCCGAGTTGGACTTCATCGACATCTCCGGTGTGATCACGGTGGTCCGGGCCGCGGGCTCACTCGACGAGGGGCGTTTCCTGGTGCTGCACAACCCACCCCCATCGATGCGCCGGATCCTCGAGCTGCTGGGTCCGGCCGCGGTCGCGCGGAGTGTGCGGATCGAAGAGGACGTCTCCTAG
- a CDS encoding helix-turn-helix domain-containing protein: MTTAALDRSAGALLRQWREHRRLSQMELSLRADISTRHLSFVETGRSVPSRDMVLLLADTLELPLRDRNQLLLAAGYAPVYSQDALDSPRLAAVRTAVRQVLTGHNPLPAVAVDRSWNLVEANESLLAQLDGVAADLLEPPVNVLRVSLHPRGMASRIVNLGEWRAHLLSRLRRQIVITADESLAELHDELAGYPCAEAEPVVDSADVVVPLRLRHGGVELALISTVTTFGTPMDVTVAELAIESFFPADAATAAALRG, encoded by the coding sequence ATGACCACCGCCGCACTCGACCGGTCCGCTGGGGCGCTGCTGCGCCAGTGGCGTGAGCACCGCCGACTCAGCCAGATGGAGCTGTCGCTGCGCGCCGACATCTCCACCCGGCACCTCAGCTTCGTCGAGACCGGGCGCTCGGTGCCCAGCCGGGACATGGTGCTGCTCCTCGCCGACACCCTGGAACTGCCGCTGCGGGACCGCAACCAGCTGCTTCTCGCGGCGGGCTACGCCCCGGTGTACTCCCAGGACGCGCTCGACTCGCCGCGGCTGGCGGCGGTGCGCACGGCGGTGCGCCAGGTCCTCACCGGGCACAACCCGTTGCCCGCCGTGGCGGTCGACCGGAGCTGGAACCTGGTGGAGGCCAACGAAAGCCTCCTCGCGCAGCTCGACGGTGTCGCCGCCGACCTGCTGGAGCCGCCGGTGAACGTGCTGCGGGTCAGCCTGCATCCGCGGGGCATGGCCTCGCGCATCGTCAACCTCGGTGAGTGGCGGGCGCACCTGCTGAGCCGATTGCGCAGGCAGATCGTCATCACCGCGGACGAGTCGCTCGCCGAACTCCATGACGAGTTGGCGGGATACCCGTGTGCCGAAGCGGAACCGGTGGTGGACTCGGCGGATGTCGTTGTGCCGCTGCGGCTTCGACACGGCGGGGTGGAACTGGCGTTGATCAGCACGGTGACGACGTTCGGGACGCCCATGGATGTCACGGTGGCCGAACTCGCGATCGAGTCGTTCTTTCCCGCCGACGCGGCGACGGCCGCGGCGCTCCGAGGCTGA
- a CDS encoding MMPL family transporter, translated as MVTVRIARWSALHPWRAIGAWVVFVALCIGTGAVLGTRTADFDDNPKGEQAVYQRIVDDAALNRPASENVLITARDGALDQDKALAVAGEVRTRMDALTEVDKVGEPAPSPKRDAILVSVDIAGDRETADERLQPLLDVTASVQAAHPDLRVEQVGGKSLNKALSETLGKDFQKAEFISIPVTLIIMLLAFGAVIAAGVPVLLAMSAVGSALGLSALVSQLVPSTENTSSMILLIGMAVGVDYSLFYIRREREERARGASHIDAVEIAAATSGHAIVVSGIAVVVAMAGMFVADDVTFSSMAIGAILVVVAAVIGSITVLPAMLAKLGRWIDRPRVPLVWRLSARSNGEPRFWKAILKPSLRRPGVALVVAGGALVALAIPAAGMTLNSPSDADLPRSIPIMQSYDRMTAAFPSKGAVHAIAVRAPADSVAKTESAVTELTRRIQADSGFANDSAPRVTRSGDGRIFVIAAAIPHRGSSAEADQSLNWLRTNALPATVGAVAGAEFAVSGETAGNNDFVDNMTSSLPWVVTIVLLLTFLVMLWTFRSPVIAASAIFLNLLSAGAAYGVLVLVFQNTWAEGLLSFTSTGGIVAWLPLILFVVLFGLSMDYHVFVVSRIREAREKGMDTRSAVSHGITTSAGVVTSAAAVMIGVFSIFATLSTIDMKQMGVGLATAILIDATLIRAVILPSLMAVLGEANWWAPKFLRPRAEPVAAPAPVRELDRVG; from the coding sequence ATGGTGACGGTGCGCATCGCCAGATGGAGCGCGTTACACCCGTGGCGCGCGATCGGCGCCTGGGTCGTGTTCGTCGCCCTGTGCATCGGGACCGGCGCGGTCCTCGGCACCAGGACCGCCGACTTCGACGACAACCCGAAGGGCGAGCAGGCGGTCTACCAGCGCATCGTCGACGACGCGGCGCTCAACCGGCCCGCGTCGGAGAACGTCCTGATCACCGCCCGCGACGGCGCGCTCGACCAGGACAAGGCGCTCGCCGTCGCGGGCGAGGTCCGCACCCGGATGGACGCGCTGACCGAGGTCGACAAGGTCGGCGAGCCCGCGCCGTCGCCGAAGCGGGACGCGATCCTGGTCAGCGTCGACATCGCGGGCGACCGCGAGACCGCCGACGAGCGGCTGCAGCCCCTGCTCGACGTCACCGCGTCCGTGCAGGCCGCGCACCCGGACCTGCGGGTGGAGCAGGTCGGCGGGAAGTCGCTGAACAAAGCCCTTTCGGAGACCTTGGGGAAGGACTTCCAGAAGGCCGAGTTCATCAGCATCCCGGTGACGCTGATCATCATGCTGCTCGCCTTCGGCGCCGTGATCGCCGCGGGTGTCCCGGTCCTGCTCGCCATGTCCGCGGTCGGCAGCGCGCTCGGCCTCTCGGCGCTGGTGTCGCAGCTCGTGCCCTCCACTGAGAACACCTCCAGCATGATCCTGCTGATCGGCATGGCGGTCGGAGTCGACTACTCGCTGTTCTACATCCGCCGAGAACGGGAGGAACGGGCGCGCGGGGCAAGCCACATCGACGCGGTCGAGATCGCCGCCGCCACCTCGGGCCACGCGATCGTCGTCTCCGGTATCGCCGTGGTTGTCGCCATGGCGGGCATGTTCGTCGCCGACGACGTCACCTTCTCCTCGATGGCCATCGGCGCGATCCTCGTCGTCGTGGCTGCGGTCATCGGCTCGATCACCGTGCTGCCCGCGATGCTCGCCAAGCTGGGCCGCTGGATCGACCGCCCCCGCGTTCCGCTGGTGTGGCGCCTTTCCGCCCGCTCCAACGGCGAGCCGAGGTTCTGGAAGGCGATCCTGAAGCCCTCCCTGCGGCGTCCGGGCGTGGCCCTCGTCGTGGCCGGTGGCGCCTTGGTCGCCCTGGCGATCCCCGCCGCGGGGATGACCCTCAACTCGCCATCGGACGCCGACCTCCCGCGCAGCATCCCGATCATGCAGAGCTATGACCGGATGACCGCCGCGTTCCCGAGCAAGGGCGCCGTCCACGCCATCGCGGTCCGCGCGCCCGCCGACTCGGTCGCCAAGACCGAGTCCGCCGTCACCGAACTGACCCGCCGAATCCAGGCCGACTCCGGCTTCGCGAACGACAGCGCCCCCAGGGTGACCCGCTCGGGCGACGGCCGGATCTTCGTGATCGCCGCGGCCATCCCGCATCGGGGGAGCAGCGCCGAAGCCGACCAGTCCCTGAACTGGTTGCGCACCAACGCCCTTCCCGCCACAGTCGGCGCTGTCGCGGGCGCGGAGTTCGCCGTCAGCGGCGAGACCGCGGGCAACAACGACTTCGTCGACAACATGACGTCGTCGCTTCCGTGGGTCGTGACGATCGTGCTGCTGCTGACCTTCCTGGTCATGCTGTGGACGTTCCGCTCACCGGTCATCGCCGCGTCGGCGATCTTCCTTAACCTGCTCTCGGCTGGTGCGGCGTACGGCGTGCTTGTCCTGGTGTTCCAGAACACCTGGGCCGAGGGCCTGCTGAGCTTCACGTCGACCGGCGGCATCGTGGCCTGGCTGCCGCTGATCCTGTTCGTCGTCCTCTTCGGACTCTCGATGGACTACCACGTCTTCGTGGTCAGCCGCATCCGTGAAGCCCGCGAGAAGGGCATGGACACCCGATCCGCGGTGTCCCACGGCATCACCACCTCAGCCGGTGTGGTGACCAGCGCGGCCGCGGTCATGATCGGCGTGTTCTCCATCTTCGCCACCCTGAGCACCATCGACATGAAGCAGATGGGCGTCGGCCTGGCCACCGCGATCCTCATCGACGCGACCCTGATCCGCGCGGTGATCCTGCCGTCCCTGATGGCGGTCCTGGGCGAGGCGAACTGGTGGGCGCCGAAGTTCCTGCGCCCCCGCGCGGAGCCCGTGGCGGCGCCCGCTCCGGTCCGGGAACTGGACCGGGTCGGCTGA
- a CDS encoding alpha-ketoglutarate-dependent dioxygenase AlkB, with the protein MSVALQGSLWDAPETAGLPPLSGLRRTTLSDGAWLDLFPGWLPGADDLFDRLVDTVPWKAERRKMYDSVVDVPRLLCHYREGVTLPDPALTEARDALNQHYHPEHFATAGLCFYRDGHDSVAWHGDRIGRGATEDTMVAIVSVGSPRALMLRPRGGGRTLRHEVGHGDLLVMGGSCQRTWEHAVPKTSKPVGPRISIQFRPRGVL; encoded by the coding sequence GTGAGCGTGGCGCTGCAGGGATCACTGTGGGACGCCCCGGAGACGGCCGGGCTCCCGCCGCTGTCCGGCCTGCGCCGCACCACGCTGTCCGACGGCGCATGGCTCGACTTGTTCCCCGGCTGGCTGCCCGGAGCCGACGACTTGTTCGACCGCCTGGTCGACACCGTGCCCTGGAAAGCCGAACGCCGAAAGATGTACGACTCGGTGGTCGACGTCCCCAGGCTCCTGTGCCACTACCGGGAGGGCGTGACGCTGCCCGACCCGGCCCTCACGGAGGCGAGGGACGCGCTCAACCAGCACTACCACCCGGAACACTTCGCGACCGCGGGCCTGTGCTTCTACCGCGACGGCCACGACTCCGTCGCCTGGCATGGCGACCGAATCGGCCGGGGCGCCACGGAGGACACGATGGTCGCCATCGTGTCGGTGGGTTCCCCGCGGGCGCTGATGCTGCGCCCCAGGGGTGGAGGCCGAACGCTGCGCCATGAGGTGGGGCACGGGGATCTGCTGGTGATGGGCGGGTCTTGCCAGCGGACGTGGGAACACGCGGTCCCCAAGACCAGCAAACCGGTCGGGCCCCGAATCAGCATCCAGTTCCGACCCCGCGGGGTGCTCTGA